From Delphinus delphis chromosome X, mDelDel1.2, whole genome shotgun sequence, a single genomic window includes:
- the ITM2A gene encoding integral membrane protein 2A: MVKIAFNTPTAVQKEEAQQDVEALVSRTVRAQILTGKELRVAAKEKEGSSGRCMLTLLGLSFILAGLIVGGACIYKYFMPKSTIYRGEMCFFDSEDPSNSLQGGEPYFLPVTEEADIREDDNIAIIDVPVPSFSHSDPAAIIHDFEKGMTAYLDLLLGNCYLMPLNTSIVMPPKNLVELFGKLASGKYLPHTYVVREDLVAVEEIRDVSNLGIFIYQLCNNRKSFRLRRRDLLLGFNKRAIDKCWKIRHFPNEFIVETKICQE; this comes from the exons ATGGTGAAAATCGCCTTCAACACACCCACAGCGGTGCAAAAAGAGGAGGCGCAGCAAGACGTGGAGGCCCTAGTAAGCCGTACGGTCCGAGCTCAGATCCTGACCGGCAAG GAACTCCGAGTTGCCGCCAAGGAAAAAGAGGGCTCCTCTGGGAGATGTATGCTTACTCTCTTAGGCCTTTCATTCATCTTGGCAGGACTTATTGTTGGTGGAGCCTGCATTTACAAGTACTTCATGCCCAAG AGTACCATCTACCGTGGAGAGATGTGCTTCTTTGATTCTGAGGACCCTTCAAATTCCCTCCAAGGAGGAGAGCCCTACTTCCTGCCTGTGACGGAAGAGGCTGACATTCGTGAGGATGACAACATCGCAATTATTGATGTGCCTGTCCCCAGTTTCTCTCATAGTGACCCTGCAGCAATTATTCACGACTTTGAAAAG GGCATGACTGCTTACCTGGATTTGCTGCTGGGGAACTGCTATCTGATGCCCCTCAATACCTCCATTGTTATGCCTCCAAAGAATCTAGTGGAGCTCTTTGGAAAACTGGCA agtGGCAAATACCTGCCTCACACTTATGTGGTTCGTGAAGACCTGGTTGCTGTGGAGGAGATTCGTGATGTTAGTAACCTTGGTATATTTATTTATCAACTTTGCAACAACCGCAAGTCCTTCCGCCTTCGCAGAAGAGACCTCTTGCTGG GTTTCAACAAACGTGCCATTGATAAGTGCTGGAAGATTAGACACTTCCCCAACGAATTTATTGTTGAGACCAAGATCTGTCAAGAGTAA